From Bradyrhizobium sp. sBnM-33:
ATCGCGGCCCAGCTTTGATTGCAGCTCGACAAGGTCGGTGAAGACGTCGGCCTGGCGGCGCAGTTCGTCGGCGATCATCGGCGGCTGGCTTGAAATGGTCGAAACGACCGTAACGCGAACGCCGCGACGCTGCACCGCTTCCACCAGCGAGCGGAAATCGCCGTCGCCCGAAAACAATACGATCTGATCAACATGCTCGGCGAGCTCCATGGCATCGACGGCAAGCTCGATATCCATGTTGCCTTTCACCTTGCGGCGGCCGGATGCGTCGATGAATTCCTTCGTTGCCTTGGTGACAACGGTGTAGCCGTTGTAGTCGAGCCAGTCGATCAGTGGACGGATCGAGGAGTATTCCTGATCTTCGATGATCGCCGTGTAGTAGAACGCACGCAACAGCGTCCCTCGGCTCTGGAATTCCTTAAGAAGGCGCTTGTAATCGATGTCGAAGCCGAGCGTCTTGGCCGTTGCGTAAAGGTTGGCGCCATCGATGAAGAGCGCAATCTTGTTGGAAGCTGGTGACATCAAATGGTTCTCACGTTGTTGTTAGCTTTTCTAGCGCAGCGGCCAATGACCGCGCGCACTTTCTAGGTCTGTTGCCTAAAGTTCGGTGAATCGTGCCCCACGACAGTCACCACTGCAATTATGGTGAGGCGAGGGCGAAAAACCTATACTTTTGACAGTGCAATCAAGAGATTTGCTTGTGCCGCACGGCAACCCCGCCGCGCTTGGACGCTCCGGCCTTCTGGCCCCGGGGTTTGGCGTATCAGAGCCCATTGGGAAGGCAAATCACAAATTTGGTCTTGCGAAACGCCCCCTACCACTATAACTAGCGCCCATAACCGACATATTTGGCCCCATTTAACGGAGCGACAGTCTATGGCGCGCGTCACCGTGGAAGATTGCATTGACAAGGTCGACAACCGGTTCGACCTGGTCCTGCTGGCGGCGCATCGCGCCCGTATGATTTCGTCCGGTTCGCAACTGACGGTTGATCGCGATAACGATAAGAACCCGGTCGTTTCGCTGCGGGAAATCGCCGATTCCACTATTTCCCCGGAAGACCTCCGCGAGGAACTGGTTCATTCCCTGCAGAAATTCGTCGAGGTCGACGAGCCTGAGCCCGATACCGTGCCTTTGATCGGCTCGGCCGGCGCCAGCGTGGATGCCGACGATACCGAGGTCGCGGTCGAGCGCATGACCGAGGAAGAGCTCCTCAAGGGGCTGGAAGGCCTGGCACCGCCGGAAGAGCAGCCTGAAGAGGACGAGTAGGCCGGAACCTTCCGGTCCGTCCCGAAATCCCCGATCTGCCAAAGGCCCGGAC
This genomic window contains:
- a CDS encoding NYN domain-containing protein, whose amino-acid sequence is MSPASNKIALFIDGANLYATAKTLGFDIDYKRLLKEFQSRGTLLRAFYYTAIIEDQEYSSIRPLIDWLDYNGYTVVTKATKEFIDASGRRKVKGNMDIELAVDAMELAEHVDQIVLFSGDGDFRSLVEAVQRRGVRVTVVSTISSQPPMIADELRRQADVFTDLVELQSKLGRDPSERPAPREPRHHSPQFLQRATTVAPRAGDDDFDD
- the rpoZ gene encoding DNA-directed RNA polymerase subunit omega, with the protein product MARVTVEDCIDKVDNRFDLVLLAAHRARMISSGSQLTVDRDNDKNPVVSLREIADSTISPEDLREELVHSLQKFVEVDEPEPDTVPLIGSAGASVDADDTEVAVERMTEEELLKGLEGLAPPEEQPEEDE